tggagctggctgcGCTGCGAAAACTCGATCATGGCGAGTATAATTATTACGCAGACAATCTGGTAGACACCTGCCTATCCCTGTACACGCTGGGACACCACTCAAAGGATTTGATAGACGCCGCCGAAGAGCTGAAGGCCACGCAGCATCGCTCAAAAGCGCAACCCAAGGTGGACAGTCGCTTGACAGTCTTGCGTTCGGCAGTGGCCATTGAGCATCCATCACTGTCCAAATTGAAAACCGAACAGGTCTTCAAGGAGTTCAACCGCGCCCCTGGCTACTTGCTTAAGGAACGGGCGGACTTCGCCAAGTATGCCGAACAGCTGGGCCAAGATGCTGAGGTGGAAGGCGTGGATTTAGTCTGCCCCATCAATGGCATCAATGTACCCAGCCTGCGGGTGCAGACAATGGGCGATGAGGCGAGCGTCTACTTCGTCGAGCTACTCACCGCACAACAAACGTTGAAGTTTAGCAAGAAGCCCACATCATTAATGCGCCTCAAGCAGCGTCTCCTGGAATCCTTAGGCCAGAAAGTTGTTATGGTAGGAAGTTCTCCCATTAATCACTGCGATTAAGTCGTACTAATTGTTGTTCTTTATAGCTGCACTCTGGAAATATGGCGACCAGTGCCAAGGAGCTCCATACGCTGCTGCAACCAAAGGTGCAGAGCATCGAAGCTGCTGAGGTCGTCAGCAACTGAATCGTGTGATATTGAGGCTGTTCTTTATACTATGTAGGCTTCGTAGGCTAGTTACAGACTGTAGCTTTATTTAACAGTGTTTTTATGTAcgtgtaaatattatttaaatattaatagcaCTAAACAACAAGTAATGTATAATACAAGGGAACGGGTTACGCGACAGACAAAGTTCACTCTCATCGAATGGATTTAATCTTCGCCTTGAGAACGACATAGGAAGCGAAGCGGAAAATGAGAATCATCGCACACAGCGCAATGACATCGTTCCAGAACTGATCGCCAGACATTGTAATCTCCTCCAGAAATTTCTTTGGATACCTGAAggcacaaaatacaaattagaAACCAGATTTACACGGGGAACTGATTTCTCTGTACCTGTAATGGCAATATGGCGCCTCATTGCACTCTAGCACTCCCCGATCTAGGCCGTAGATGGCTGATATGAAGCCCTCCAGGCCATATCTTAAATATGATATGTGACTGCCCCAGCGCAAGTAGCTGGGAAGGTCCCGCAACGTCACGCCGAAGCCAGCAAACATCATCATGGGAATGGTGAGCACAGGAGCCAGGAAGGTGCCATTAGTCACATCGAACCACGCACCAATCATCAGCCCAAAGCTATGGCCCACGAACACAGTCAGCAAACTGATGGCAAAAACATCCAGAAGCGAACCCACTCCATGGGCTGGTAGCTCCACAGATAAACGATTGAGGTGAATAGGAAGCAGCTGATGatctgcaaaagaaaacttgaGCTAGAGAACTTGAGATGATTATTCCGAAATGATCACTCACCGATATGGGCAGATCCACGAGTGTCATGGCTGTGTAGTAAGCTTTCATGGAGTACCAGCGGTTGAAGTGTTCCTTGATCAGAATGGACATCTCAATGGGGACTGTTAGAGGTGGAAACGATTAACATCAATTATGGCTGATGACAGTGTTTGCTTACAGGTCAGAACTGTTAACATCATCGTGGTCATGGAGTGGTGCATCAATATGGCAAAGAGTAAATTGTAATTATCCAACACACGCGATCCCTCGCGACCCGTGTGATCGTACATGGCACCGAAGAGCAGCGCCACAGCAATGTTAACACCAATGCGGAGATGTGTCATGGTCGTATCACGGCGCGCCTTGATGTAGccccgccgcagcagcaccgaGCACTGGTTCGCGTAGCTGGTGTCCTCCAACGAGTGGCTCTTGGTGCGCTTGGGTATGGGATACTTTCGCATCAAGGCCTCGGAGCGCAGCACCGCACTGGCATTGTTGAACCAAGTCAGGCAGCTACCGTTCTCCGTGGCGCTTTTGAGCGTATCAATCTTGTCATAGCCATACTCCCCGCATGCCAGTTCGATAACTGAGGAGGGGAAATAAATGCTATAAATCTGTGCCTTCTTCCGCTTCTCTTTTACTTACTATAATCCGCGGGGTTGTGATACATGGGACAAGGCAGGTCCACTGCTTGCAGGAAAGGAACCAATTTCTCAGTGCCACCCTGGTAAACGCAGTTGCCTGCCGACAGCACGTACACCTGATCGAATATCTGGAATAGCTTGGCCGTGGGCTGGTGGATGGTGCAAATGATGGTGCGGCCCTGGGTGGTGAGTTTCTTGAGCAACTCGAGAACCTTGGTGCAGGAGCTGCTGTCCAAACCACTGCAAAAGAGGATGAGAAATGGTTCAGCGACAAGCTAAAAGGGGAAAAGGATTAAGGATCCTACGTGGTGGGTTCGTCTAGAAACATAACAGTGGGATTATTGATCAGCTCCATGGCAATGGAGAGCCTCTTCTTCTGACCACCTGACAGGCGCAATGTGAGTGTCTGATCGTGATCGTACAGCCCCAAGAGCAGCAGAATATCTTCAATCTGTAAAGAGTAATTCCAGCATTAAAATCAGTCCAACTTTTCATTGTTTAAACATCTTTCAGACATACCCTGCTCTCCTTTTCCTCGTAGCTCACGGTATGACCCAATTTCAAGTCTGCGGCTATGTGCATATTCTCGTTCACCGTCAACAGTGGCTGCAGACGATCATCCTGTGTTATGTAGCAGGACATGCGACGGAAGGAGGCTgcacaaagagagaagagaccATTAGTAGGGGAATTTTTATGCCATAATTTCCCCACTACTTACGCAAATCGCGCCTGCGACCATTCAGCAATATGGAACCATCCACGCCGGTGGTCTTGAAACCGGAAAGTGCATCCAGCAAGGTGGACTTGCCCGCACCCGAGGGACCCATAATGGCAATAAGCTGACTGCCAGGaaacttgccacacacattgTGCAAAATTTCCTTAGATcctaaaaaagaaaagtgtaaagtgCTCGTAAATGAAGCCATAATAATAGCAGTTATAgctgtttgtgtctctgtgtgaCATTCCGAGTGCAATCGCACGTTTCGGAAGGCCGGTTCATGGGGGCAATGGGTAACCGGTTAAAGCAACTACTTATATGAGAGTAATCCACCTGGAACTACATAATAAACTAGAATAGTTAACCCATTTTACGATACACGTAGAAGCAGAGCATTGGTGATGTATCAAAGTGCATCTTAAATGAATTAAGTCGCTAACAGAGACATAATTTCAGCTTTCTTAGTACTGGGAACTGTTATTTGTGCCCTAATCAAGTTACCAGGGGGAAAACAATGTCGATATAGATATCGTGTTCTTGTTGCTTATTTCTTTGGTTCTACATGAACTTTGAAATCGGCAAAAATGGCTTGAAAACCCCCCGAAAGTGCTCTGATATCGAATACAAAATACTCTTTCGCTTTCTGCATTGCTTAACGCTGTTTAATTTGAACCAACTTTCGACATGGACTCTGAATGAAAGGAAGGAAACTTATGAATGATTCGGCAATCGAGTAGGAAGCGGGGAACGCGTTGACGCGGGGGCTAGTCGCTTATCTAATCAACTTTGAAGAATAAAGTTAGCGAAAGAGCACGGCAAAGCAAGTGTTTATAGCTGTTTGGCATGTGAAGCATAACCAAAATCAATAACCTTGAAAGACACTTCTGCTATGCCATAGGTGGCGCCCTAATCTTGGATATGAACTGGCAACTGGGAACGGTTGCGGGAATTATTCCCTTTCTCTGGTTGCTGCATAAGAAGTAGCCGCTGATCATAAACCGAATACAGTCATGTCCGCTAGctattattaaacaataacCAGTTGGACAATCTTATCGAACCATATCTTAGATCATGCGATCGTAGCTGAATGTGCCCTCACCTCGATTGAAGCCCAAGTTCACAGTCAGCGACAGCTCCTTGAACTCAATGTCCACAGGCTCGCGTGCTGGCAAGTTGTTGAGGGCATCCGTGTCAAAGtgcacctcctcctcggccacaGGCTCCAGTGgtggctgcttgctggccGCTGCTCCATTGCTGTATGCCACTTGAGGTGGAGTTGGGTTAGCGgaagtgctgctggtggctgtgtTCGTCTGACCATTGCGCCAATTGCTCGCACTGGTCAACGGCACTGTGGTGACATTGTAGACTCGTCCAGAGTTGGCCTCTCCAATCTCGATGCCGAGCCCAATGCCAGCGACACCATCGCCGGCGTTAAAGAACTGCTCCCGCGCTGTCGGCATTATCTTTGGTCAACTGCAAAAAGACattcaaaagcaaacaactttgATTATTCCTCATGAATCATGGATTGTGCGTGTGCCTTGTCTCGTGTGAGCCAATTTACAGCCATTCAAGCCAAAGATCCAAaccaaggtgaatttacttcCAAGGTGACGTCTTCACCACAGGGAATCTCTAACAATATCtttgagcgtggtgaataagtgaCTGGTCCTCCCCGCAGCGGACAATGTCACCTTGTTCGTAAATTAGCCTAGTTCCAGACCAGCCTGGCAGTTTATAGAGATTTTCCCCACAAACGGGTTTAACTGAGCGACTCATCATTTCGCACTTTGATCGAACGCTGACTGATTTCGAATCAAATCAACCTTTGAGGCTGTCCTCTCCTCTGTTACTCTCCCTTTGTTACTGATGAGAGTGTCTTCCTGTAAACAGAGACCGCCGCTCGGCTAATCCGAGGTTCATCTGATTCGGACTCTGCCGCTGACGAGCGAAATGAcgaaacatttcaattatctccagcagcaccaattaaatgtgcatttaCATAAGCGAAAATGTAGCACGCAGTTTGCTCCACACACTTCGCATACAGCCAGAGAGCCATTAAATACGAGTAAGTATATTAAATGCCAGCACAGATTTTTGCAAAGAGCTCAAGGCACAGCCAGGGCGGCAATCAAATGCgaataaaaatcaacaataGTTGTGACAATTGCTGGATGCCCCCCATCTGCATTGATCTCCTACAATCCGATGGGATTATGGGATCTGATTCTGATTCGGATTGCAACAAAAGCATTGTCTAAAGtacaaaacaattgcaatcgtcgcagtcgcagtcgcagtcgttgTCGCTGTGACGAGGCTACAGCTAGTacttctgtttcttctgtgTGTCATCTTTAACCCGCGGCATCTTATCGCCATGTGGGACTATGGtgcgaaaacaaaagccaccgCACGCCCACCGTTCAGCTGGGACATTTACCTTTTGCATGGGGAAAGGTGAGCATTTGCTAATGAGGAACTGCACTTAAATTCGCGTAAACAGTTATCAGCTGTCCGCTGCAATTACCACACATGTCAATGCCCCAAGTAGCAGCCCCAAGTAGAGACCCCTGGTAGTCTCTAGGGCTTAAACGTAGGGTGGGGCTAGACCTACACTACTCCAGAGTGACGTTGACGAGTCTTAATCAGTTGAATTTCACTATTGATTGATAcgagtgctgtgctgtgctgttctGTGCTGTCTCTCTGCGCTGTCACGTTTTGCTGGACTTGCTGTTTTCTTGgacagagaccgagaccgagtcTTATTTAGACATGATTTTCCTTTGTTCCGTCTTGGATTTACATTTCATATTTGCCTGTGACTATCCCCACATACTTGTGTACACATTGACGAATCTTTCTTGGCTATCTTCGTGTctccacccccaccccttcTGAAAAATGTATGCTGGGGCAAGGTGAACTCACTTACAGGGTGACGTCTTCGCCACAGGGGACCAATAGTCAATCTCCAAACCTTTCTAGCGCTGGTCTCTCTGTTCGTGGTCAATAAGTAGTTGTTCCTCCCACAAAGTCACCTTGTAAGCAAATTCACCTTGTGCTGGAGCCTATTATATAAATTCTCTCTCCAAGTAGATACAAGCcttgtatgtacacacatttgtCTGTATGTACAGGCTATGTGCCGATGCTGACAACATTAaacattgttttgttttgtatactTTGCTCGCCGCACAAACCGGTTCACAGATCGCCGCCAATGCAGctggagagcaggagagcacGGGAGCACTGAGAGATTCGAAGcaaagaaagccaaacaacAGCTGTTCCCAGAGCAAattggagcaacagcagcccccAAATCGATGGAAGAGATTTATGCTTGAGCTTTGTCTGAAGAAATCTGAAGAAATTGAAGGTACACCTTTCATCCATTCACTACCGCAGACCTCTGTGGGATTCGACTTAGAGTTGGCACTTCTTCTAGCTGGAAGTTCAATGAGTTCAAcctttatttcatttattctATCCCTTGTAACTAAAAGGAGTGCTTTGCTCCTCACTGATTTACACATAATGCCATCGATTTTTGGCAAGCAAACACACTGATAAGGCCTGGAACCTGGAAACGTATCCCCCTTGCCACAACCATAACTTTCAACGGAAGGttcacaattaattaaatgtttattagaTCGTgccttaatttatttgtttaatttgtttgtgcttatatcgtgttttgttttatattttcttgtCCGCGTTTTCAGTGTTTTTGGGGAATCCTTACCCGATTGAATGTCAGCAGGTGCTAAGATTTTCGTAACGGAACGGAACCCTTTCGGTGGTATCTACGGGTGCGAACTCGCGATTAATCCAATTAACCGAGGAGTAACAGCGTCTTCGGAGCGACGAACACGACTGGCGGTGCCAGTAAAACACAAATAATGATCCCCATCTAGCTGCGGGGAGCGTTCAAACGCGTTCCCTCAGAATTCGAATTCCGGTGGAGTCCGATCGCCGAGCGGCCAGCTGACGCCGACGACTCATGCAAGAcccacacaagcacacaaagaACACGATCGAGCGTCTCAGCAAGTGGagatacacgcacacatgctGAAACGTGTGTTGTGCGGGCTTTTGTCTCTGCCTgtatgcgtgcgtgtgtgagtgaaaTGCAAGCTTTATCAGCCGAAGTCCGCAACGCCACTCGGCGgcagccgagccgagccgctGCTACTGCGCCGTGCCTGTGGCTTTGACGGTTCGGACACGGTTACCCCTCTCTGTTGGCGTATATTTTGCATTGGTTATTAATGTTTTGCCGTTGTTATATTTGTCGTTTTCCTTCACTGATAAGAAGCTCACACTCTttcgctcacacacactcacaggcACACTCTTGAATAACTGCTAACAACGCAGCTGATTGGGTTTTTGGTAGCACAATTTACAGCCCGATCGCTCGGGTCGCAAGTCCACATATCGAATTACTTCGATTCTTCATTTATTGTATGTAGAATGTGTGCACTCGTATTGTTcgtaataaaatgttttcttagttgttgttggtttcttCATTTCGCTTTTGGTCCGAACTGACTGGCATCATAAGCGTAGAACAATGCACAGCTCTGTACCAGTCATGACATTATTGAGAAACTGTACAATGGtactaaatatttacatatttgtgtacGATACCCGAATCGTAGCATGAGCTTACCTGGTGTACCTGTACCCTGGGATCACTCTGTCCTCTGGGACATGGTGAATTAACTAATAACtaagtaatttcaccatgctTTGGGATCTTACCAcctttgtgtctctctcaATTGATTCTCATTGATTCACCACTTTGAAGGGTTTCGTCCTTCGTCCCGATGCAAAGCAGTAGCCAAACGTTTAATCTTTCTATGTTGGAGCGCCCAGCCCAAGCTCGAATgtttctttcagtttttttggttttgtttagtttgtaGAATAAACTTGATTGATAAGTATTTATTTAGCTATTATCGTAATTGTTCCCTCATTACACAATCCATGAACCGACAGTCCGTCGCTGTTAGTACTATGATTCAATCCTCTGGGTTGGACTTTGAACGTTCTCTCGACTCTAGCTAAACAAAAtccaattgaaattgtatGTTCCCAAGCGTAGTAATCGCAAAGTTGTATAGAGAAtaatggaaagaaaagaacaaaatgaaatgaaatcggGTTGAGCGATACGTCATGGATTTTTTAACTGTTGAAGCTCCATATCGAAGTTTGAGCTGGTTCCGGCGGCTCGTGCCCCGATTAGCCTCGAGCGAGCACTTGATGAAATTTTAGGGAAAATTTCGGTAGAGTCCGGACTGGCATGGGAGTGATCAAATCTCTGAGGGAAGTCAAATATGTGctataaataacaatttacaTAAGTGTTTGATAGGTTCAAATATTGACTAAAACACAATCTGCATGGCTGTGAAcaagcaaccaaccagccaaaTGATAAGATTACAATTTACGATCGTTCACGCCATACCTCCACACGCGTTAGCTATAGGAAATCGTAAATAAACCGCCTGGAAACGCATCTCTTTTGATTACATACAGGAAATCTTAGGCTAAATCCCCATTTAAATGCCCGGCTTAAGCGATTCGCAGTCCTCTCAGTGCAAGCAGTGTGAGAGCGGGaaagcaagcagtgcaagcacAAATATCATTCCAGTGCCAGTCCATGTCCCCCACACTCTATCGTACCAGTATTTTCATGTACTGTCCATGCCGCTGTCGTTATGTTATGGTGCTGCTCTGCTAAATAACCAAAGTCCAAACCAATGACGGCGTCTTTGAAATCACTTGATCGACGTCAACGCGAGTATAAGTATCGTCGCATTGTCGGGGGCGATCTATGATGGTCGTGCGCTTTGCTATAAAGATAGCTCTCTCCATTGTTCTCACTGAACAGATTAGGCAAACGGAATGACTTTTGACTTGACACACGTCTGATCTGCAGCGCATCGGAAGTGATCCCTCTTGAAGTACTTTCACAACTCACCACACAAGCAGAGTTTCAATCCCGATTCCGGCTGGCGTGTTGGAGACATTCCCACGAAGCTTGCTTAACAAATTTCTCACACACCTGAAATTTTGCTCAACCGGAATGAAAGACCAAGGACGGTTACGGTTCAGCAAGATACAGGCGCGAATGAAATATGCCAGCACATGAATCGAACATCAGGGAAAATGGATAAGCACCAAACACTTGTAGGGACACTTGGTAAGGAAGGAACCGCGACCGCAACTGTTCCTAGCAACGCTCGGAGTTGAACTGATGCACGGAACGGTGCGGCAACCTCTAGGTAGTCTCCCTCAATGTGCCACTTGTGATCGACCCGGAGCCGGGCCTCTGTCTATGTGAAACATTtctcgccgctgctgccgctgctgctgttggccggGGTTAGTCGGCATTAGAATTAGAGACTCGGAACAAAAGGAACTACTAACGCTGGTTGGCTGAGTGGTCGGCTGGGGTCGGCTGACTGGCTGAATGGAATtgctgggtgggtgggttgggTCCACTTGCAACAGCGGCGCATGCTTTCTAAGCGCCACCGTTGTGCcacgttgctgctgttgctgttgttgctgctgttgtgggaCGCACCTTACTAACACAAACAGCCAAATGGAAGCAGAGCGACAGCTGACACCATCATGGAACGCGCCTTTTTAACGAGCgaagcgacgcgacgcgacccCACCTAGAATATAGAAACCGACCAGCACGGGGCTGGAGATGGGCAGAACTGGGCTTGGGGCTTGCCACATAATATGTAGCCGTTTATCATGGCACGAACGAGCACATGCTCGTAGCTCTGGATCCTGTCATATATCCTGCCATTTGAGTGTTAAATGAAACTTATAAATGGGTTAATATGTACTTGGAGAATGCATTTCCTAATTAAATTTGGAGACGAGGTGCAGTGCAGAAATTAGACTCTGGATAAGGTCCATCCCATAACGGGGTTTCGCAGCTAAATCCTGTATTCCGGCAACCCCTTAGTGctacaaaatcaaagaaaaacttGGATACGGTTGGACAGTGAGTGTATTCTCGGGATATCCCACATGTCGAGCACTTTAATGATTGCTAGCCCTTCGCTAGCCATGTTTATTAGTCAGTTATATTTATCCACGGTCTGTTTTCTGTGGAACACACCTTCTGCCAAAGCCAATCCCTAAAAGTTCACCTAGGACTTGGGGGGGGGGTGTCACCacacccagccccagcccagtGGACGTGCCACATTTCGCGCCCCACAAGTTGCCCTTTTTCAACCCACTCCCGCACGTTGtgccgcacagacacacacgaggACGAAGGGCACGGAAATAAGGAAGCGCTTCATAGCTGCGGGGATGATCTGCGGCCATTAAAAGGGCGCGTCTCACATTAATGCCAGCAAACACAGACCCACGGCGACCGCCCAAATGTCAGCCCATTTCGATGGCAGTCCCAGCAGAACTGGGCTTGGCCAGACATCTGGGCTCTTCTGATCTATTATCGCTAATTGAAAGTTAACAATTGGGATTCCCAAATGGGGGTTACATTCGAGAAAAGATCAGCAAATAGTTTCAGAAATAGTAGGCATAAAGGTAGCTAGATTTAAGAACATATTCTAATGGTCCGCTTGGCGCCACACCCACCTGCTGGTTAGCCAGCAACCCAACTCCTCGACAAACACATTGACACACTGCGCCGGCAACGCTGACCATTGGCCAAGCGTTTGTTCATGTACAAGCCATGGTCTACATACATTtaacttacatacataaaaagcTGATCCCACCCTGCGGCCAGGCCAAGCCATCCGAATCAGCTTTTGTCTTGGCGGCATTAAAATCTAGGTGAGGGAGTGCCGTCCAGCCTTTCAACGAAATTTAGTATCAATGAGCGTGGATGGGGCTCTGCCAAATggttaatttaaatgcaactatttaattaatttcgtgCTCCGCCTGCAACGATTTGTTTGCACATAATTAAATCGACTAATTGAACGACAGTTTTTAGTATCAATTAGGCGAGGGCGGACATGGGAGAATGTTTAACATTGAATCAACAATTCCTAAACTTAGACTACGTCCACTCCGGCTGGAGATGCTGAGCTGTTTGGGATTGGTTTCTTGTTTTCGTGGTTGGACTGGATGGTTGCAGCGGACCCACGGCCATGGGCAGGCGATCGCCCCAACGGCTGACTTTGGCACAGCTGTAGGCGGATCTAGAACAAGGAAACAGACAGTAAGTATCGTGAGACAGGAACGAAAACATATGGAACATCATTTGGGGTACTTACTTCCCGTGCTTGGCCTTCGTGAAGATGACCTCTTGCAGCTTTCCCTCTTCCGTGCAGAGGCGGCAGATTGCATGCTTTGACCGCACCAAGGTGGGACGCACAATGCGGGGCCAAGGGCGAGAGGTGTCTGAGACGGGACCCTTCTTCAGAATGGCATAGCTGTAGAGGGAGGTGTGGCTATCGCCCGAGGAGTCGCTACTCAGTCGCAGTGGAGCGTACTTTATGGGGAAATTGCAGGGCGTTCGATCTGCCAGATCGCTAAGGCGAGGACAGCGCACATCGTGTGGGCACTGAGAGTGGAATACATGGACTCAAATAATTGTGCGACAAGAGCTTTCAAGAGCTTACCGGAGCAACTGTGTGGCCTTGCAGTTCCTCATCGTCGACACGCAACAGGAAACGGCGGGCTTCGTTGACCAGCTCGCTGCCACGTCGTGTTCCCTCCTCCGCAATGACCATGTAGCCATCGCACTTGCGCCACAGATTGAGCAGAACCTCTTCTCGCTGCGCCTTGTCCACCATCTCGAAGAGCGTGTGCGAAATAATGACTAAATCATATTTGGTTTCAATGGCGGGCAGAAACTGGCGGTAGAACACGTTTCGCAGTGAGATTTGCTTATTTTCCTGGCCGTCCCGTAGTATCAGCTCGGAAAGTTCATTCATTTCCCTGGATCGATCCACATTGTAGTACTCGAAAATGTTCTCCTTCCACAGCTCACTGGCCACCCACATGCCAGTGCCGACACCGGAGCCGAAGTCAAAGTAGCTTCGAGGCTTAAACTGAACATCTCGCTGGGCCAGC
The sequence above is a segment of the Drosophila subobscura isolate 14011-0131.10 chromosome U, UCBerk_Dsub_1.0, whole genome shotgun sequence genome. Coding sequences within it:
- the LOC117900701 gene encoding LOW QUALITY PROTEIN: ATP-binding cassette sub-family G member 4 (The sequence of the model RefSeq protein was modified relative to this genomic sequence to represent the inferred CDS: inserted 1 base in 1 codon) codes for the protein MPTAREQFFNAGDGVAGIGLGIEIGEANSGRVYNVTTVPLTSASNWRNGQTNTATSSTSANPTPPQVAYSNGAAASKQPPLEPVAEEEVHFDTDALNNLPAREPVDIEFKELSLTVNLGFNRGSKEILHNVCGKFPGSQLIAIMGPSGAGKSTLLDALSGFKTTGVDGSILLNGRRRDLPSFRRMSCYITQDDRLQPLLTVNENMHIAADLKLGHTVSYEEKESRIEDILLLLGLYDHDQTLTLRLSGGQKKRLSIAMELINNPTVMFLDEPTTGLDSSSCTKVLELLKKLTTQGRTIICTIHQPTAKLFQIFDQVYVLSAGNCVYQGGTEKLVPFLQAVDLPCPMYHNPADYIIELACGEYGYDKIDTLKSATENGSCLTWFNNASAVLRSEALMRKYPIPKRTKSHSLEDTSYANQCSVLLRRGYIKARRDTTMTHLRIGVNIAVALLFGAMYDHTGREGSRVLDNYNLLFAILMHHSMTTMMLTVLTFPIEMSILIKEHFNRWYSMKAYYTAMTLVDLPISIISCFLFTSIVYLWSYQPMEWVRFWMXFAISLLTVFVGHSFGLMIGAWFDVTNGTFLAPVLTIPMMMFAGFGVTLRDLPSYLRWGSHISYLRYGLEGFISAIYGLDRGVLECNEAPYCHYRYPKKFLEEITMSGDQFWNDVIALCAMILIFRFASYVVLKAKIKSIR
- the LOC117901997 gene encoding methyltransferase-like protein 17, mitochondrial, which gives rise to MQFTLNSTRRHVVPRLYRFTSKIAVDVEPTVISGLEQATLKPRKHPGIVKPNHLELPQKLSDTLRQIVGDHPVKKVLQDSQMLNSYIKSRHPPPTLAEIENKKKLIVEEVNSKMSLERLATLSEEEANRWKRKRELEINKRLSQRTYAWKRIEYGAYEAIVYAVARGAQEYAVLKRILTELAQRDVQFKPRSYFDFGSGVGTGMWVASELWKENIFEYYNVDRSREMNELSELILRDGQENKQISLRNVFYRQFLPAIETKYDLVIISHTLFEMVDKAQREEVLLNLWRKCDGYMVIAEEGTRRGSELVNEARRFLLRVDDEELQGHTVAPCPHDVRCPRLSDLADRTPCNFPIKYAPLRLSSDSSGDSHTSLYSYAILKKGPVSDTSRPWPRIVRPTLVRSKHAICRLCTEEGKLQEVIFTKAKHGKSAYSCAKVSRWGDRLPMAVGPLQPSSPTTKTRNQSQTAQHLQPEWT